In Oligoflexia bacterium, the genomic stretch GAAAAGTAACGGTTGTTTTTCATATCTAACTGCTATTGTAGTTTCTTAAACTTCTCAGTCGCTTCAATCAGCGCATTAATAATCCCCGGTTCATCGGCGGCGTGGCCTGCGTCGTGAATAATTTTAAACTCAGCTTCGGGCCAAGCTTTGTGTAGATCCCACGCATTTTTAATGGGGCAGACCACATCGTATCTGCCGTGAACAATCACCGTTGGAATATTTCTAATTTTATCCACATCATCTACAAGCTGATTTTCATTTTTAAACCAACAATTATTTATAAAGTAATGACACTCAATGCGAGCGATCGATACGGCCATGTGCTCTTCACCAAAAGAGGCAATGACTTGAGGATCAGGTAATAATTTAATTGTTGATCCTTCCCATACACTCCAGGCACGTGCAGCTTCAACGCGTACTTTTTCATCGGAGCTTGTAAGCCTCCGATAATAAGCTTTCACCATTTCGTGGCGCTCATCAGGGGCAATGGGTTTAATATAATCTTCCCAAAGATCAGGAAAAATTAAATCGCAACCTTTTTGATAAAACCAATTGATCTCTTCAGGTCTGCAAAGAAAAATTCCTCGCAAAACTAAACCACTTACAGATTGTGGATGGGTTTGTGCATAAGCAAGTGCAAGTGTGCTGCCCCATGAGCCACCGAATACAACCCACTTTGAAATGCCAAGTTGGTTTCGAATTTTTTCGATGTCATCAACTAAATGCCATGTGGTGTTTTCTTCTAAAGACGCATGAGGAGTACTTTTGCCAGCACCACGTTGGTCAAAAAGTACAATGCGGTAATGTTTTGGGTCAAAAAATCTGCGGTGTTTTTTTGATAATCCTGCGCCGGGGCCGCCGTGCAAAAATAAAACTGGTTGTCCCTCAGGGTTTCCTACTTCTTCAATATAAAGCTCATGGAGTGGTGAAACTTTGAGCCGTTGGGTTTTATAGGGTTCAACTTCGGGAAATAAATCGCGCATAAGTTCTCCTTTAACGCGTGTCGACATAAAGCTCGGTCTTATCTTTGCAACGCCGCAGATTTTGATGTACGCTTTTTTTCGGAATCAATCAATAACCGTGTCACTTGCTCAAAAATATTTGAGTCAAGTTACATGTTGGAGGAATCATCTTATGTCATTTGCACTGTTTACTTACGGTGGTTTAATTTTCTTACTCAGGTGGATTCACTTTTTAGCGGCCTTCACTTGGATCGGAATGCTTTATTATTTTAACTTTGTTCAGGGTCCGTATTTTGGCGAAGCGGATGCTTCAAGTAAATCCAATGCGATTCAAAAATTATTACCTCGCGCTCTTTGGTGGTTTCGTTGGGGTGCAATGTTCACCATGATTTCTGGCGTTCTTCTTTTTGGAATGAACGGAAATTTTGATATGCACAATCCACAAGCACTTTTAATTTCAATCGGTATGCTTATAGCGCTTGTGATGTGGTTTAACGTTTGGTTTGTCATCTGGCCTGCGCAAAAAGTTGTTATACAATCAGCAACTCAAGCAGCATCAGGTGGGCAGCCACTTCCTGAAGCAGCAGCACGTGGTGCTCGCGCATTAGTAGCCTCACGTACTAACGTACTTTTCTCAGTACCAATGTTGTTTTTTATGGGATCCGCATCACATTTAGGCGTGCAGATTTCAGCGACCGCTAACACTGGTATGTTGATGGGTGTGCTCACTTTGATCATCGGAGCACTTGAATTTAATGCGCTTAAAGGAAAGCTTGGTCCTTTGACTACCGTAAAGGGTGTTATCCACTGTGGCCTTGCACTCACAGTGGTTATGTATTTGATTGTAGAAGTATTAACTAAATAACGATGATGTAAAAACGGCATCTTCGGGTGCCGTTTTTTGTTTCACTCTCCAGTGCTCTTCTAAGTCATCGAACCAAAACATTTTTTATTTGGCATGCTCAAATCACATACACTCCGCAGATTTATTACATATTGTTCATATGTGGATTTGCCTTTATTATCCAGCCCATGAAAACAAAAACATTTGCTATAACCCTTGTGGTTCCCATGTTGTT encodes the following:
- the pip gene encoding prolyl aminopeptidase; the protein is MRDLFPEVEPYKTQRLKVSPLHELYIEEVGNPEGQPVLFLHGGPGAGLSKKHRRFFDPKHYRIVLFDQRGAGKSTPHASLEENTTWHLVDDIEKIRNQLGISKWVVFGGSWGSTLALAYAQTHPQSVSGLVLRGIFLCRPEEINWFYQKGCDLIFPDLWEDYIKPIAPDERHEMVKAYYRRLTSSDEKVRVEAARAWSVWEGSTIKLLPDPQVIASFGEEHMAVSIARIECHYFINNCWFKNENQLVDDVDKIRNIPTVIVHGRYDVVCPIKNAWDLHKAWPEAEFKIIHDAGHAADEPGIINALIEATEKFKKLQ
- a CDS encoding urate hydroxylase PuuD, producing MSFALFTYGGLIFLLRWIHFLAAFTWIGMLYYFNFVQGPYFGEADASSKSNAIQKLLPRALWWFRWGAMFTMISGVLLFGMNGNFDMHNPQALLISIGMLIALVMWFNVWFVIWPAQKVVIQSATQAASGGQPLPEAAARGARALVASRTNVLFSVPMLFFMGSASHLGVQISATANTGMLMGVLTLIIGALEFNALKGKLGPLTTVKGVIHCGLALTVVMYLIVEVLTK